The DNA sequence AGCCAAACATAGCCCTGGAACTTCACGCCCAAGAAACGATAGTAAGCATTGCACCAGCGACTTTCTAAGGCTTTAATGATACGTTGGATCATGGTGAACATTTCCTAAAATTGCAATGAATCCGCTCCACTTTCCGAGCAGTAGTGTCGGCAGCGATCGCCATCCTTGTTGGGATTGAAGCGATGCTGCGATTTCAAATAGCTGAAGAACTGCGAGCTTCAGATAATCCTGAAATTGTCTGCGCTCTAGAATTTGAGTCATCACATAGTGGCGGTTGACTAGCTCCATTCGTGCGAGAACACCCCGATCGTTTTTATGATCCCCAGGCTGACTATCGTGAAAAATTCTTGCAGTTCTAGCATTCACTAACTTCCACTGCTTGCCGACATTAAGCGACAGTGTGACATCTTCCATCAATGAGTAGCCCGTAAACAATGACGCAAATAAAGGATGGGGAAGTGCGGCACGATGATAAAGCGTGCAAGTCGTGTTCAGCCATTCGACCGGAACGATCTCTGGAAGGGCTGGATCATCTTCAGGCAAAAGGTTTAGGGCTGGACCAATACAGCGACCTGCATAAGTGTTTTGCGGCTGACCATTGAGAAACCGAAACAAGGTTCGACTGATTCGACCCGGCGGTAAATACCGTTGATTCGTGATCATCGCATTCACTCCCCCGATCGCATCCTCACTCTGTAAGGC is a window from the Cyanobacteria bacterium FACHB-DQ100 genome containing:
- a CDS encoding glycosyltransferase family 2 protein; its protein translation is MTTQLPISAIVPTRHRPDAFSRTLHSLAEQSVQPIEMIVVDGSDDDRTQQLCESQIPGLNTQIRYYKATEIGAATQRNQAIVHATQAVIWLMDDDILLEPDCLARLWAALQSEDAIGGVNAMITNQRYLPPGRISRTLFRFLNGQPQNTYAGRCIGPALNLLPEDDPALPEIVPVEWLNTTCTLYHRAALPHPLFASLFTGYSLMEDVTLSLNVGKQWKLVNARTARIFHDSQPGDHKNDRGVLARMELVNRHYVMTQILERRQFQDYLKLAVLQLFEIAASLQSQQGWRSLPTLLLGKWSGFIAILGNVHHDPTYH